A single Synechocystis sp. PCC 7338 DNA region contains:
- a CDS encoding CopG family transcriptional regulator, giving the protein MSKKLSVPEIRVTSAEQQGIFAQAADPITPLKEIDMNGATLVELEDIVKAAHQSFQSHLGNALQAGLIAGKALLMAKQQFTYDRQTGGFRGWLERIEVSKSTAYRYIELATNEPIVSQAGTLSEAMERLAQHRAEQRELQAKEEKVEVKKRRVTLKLSDERDQKLEKIAQNRGVDISTLMKEIIEQWLASQP; this is encoded by the coding sequence ATGTCAAAAAAACTATCGGTTCCTGAAATTCGAGTTACGTCCGCAGAACAGCAAGGCATCTTTGCCCAAGCTGCCGATCCCATAACTCCATTGAAAGAAATTGATATGAACGGCGCCACCCTAGTGGAGCTAGAGGATATTGTTAAGGCTGCCCACCAATCTTTCCAATCTCATTTAGGAAATGCACTGCAAGCTGGCCTAATTGCAGGCAAAGCGTTGTTAATGGCGAAGCAACAGTTTACTTACGATCGCCAAACTGGGGGCTTTCGAGGCTGGCTAGAACGGATTGAAGTAAGCAAATCCACCGCCTATCGCTATATTGAACTTGCAACAAACGAACCAATTGTGTCCCAGGCTGGGACACTTTCAGAAGCGATGGAACGATTAGCTCAACATCGGGCGGAACAGCGGGAATTGCAAGCAAAGGAAGAAAAAGTAGAGGTCAAGAAACGCCGGGTGACTCTGAAGTTGAGTGATGAGCGGGATCAAAAGCTGGAAAAAATTGCCCAAAATCGCGGGGTGGATATTTCGACCTTGATGAAGGAAATTATCGAGCAATGGTTAGCTAGTCAACCATGA
- a CDS encoding P-loop NTPase, whose product MKIVVFNGKGGVGKSTIAANLAVISGSPLLDADPQATCCYWADRRGPDNPEVVDVSLGRVAIRLKALKKAIVDLPGASVSGVHDALSVADVVLVPVVYDQATLDALPATLELVRNAHRPTAMLLNRLHPRAHADGIITSLAPLNVPICLTPVRERASHRDWWSQGQVAADFPNTDAGGDILQIWQWLQVQCDVKKTIGS is encoded by the coding sequence GTGAAAATAGTCGTATTTAATGGCAAGGGAGGAGTTGGAAAGAGCACAATCGCGGCCAATTTAGCCGTCATTTCTGGCAGTCCACTACTTGACGCAGATCCCCAAGCAACGTGTTGTTATTGGGCCGATCGCCGTGGGCCTGACAATCCGGAAGTTGTGGATGTTTCTTTGGGAAGAGTGGCGATTCGGTTGAAAGCCTTGAAAAAAGCCATTGTTGATTTACCCGGCGCTTCCGTCTCCGGGGTCCATGATGCACTATCTGTTGCGGATGTAGTTTTAGTTCCGGTTGTCTATGACCAAGCAACGCTGGATGCCTTACCTGCCACTTTGGAGTTGGTGCGAAACGCCCATCGTCCCACTGCGATGTTACTCAACCGACTTCACCCCCGTGCCCATGCAGACGGAATCATAACTTCCCTAGCTCCCTTGAATGTCCCCATTTGTTTAACGCCGGTGCGGGAACGGGCAAGCCATCGAGATTGGTGGTCCCAGGGACAAGTCGCCGCTGATTTCCCAAATACAGATGCTGGAGGGGATATTCTACAAATATGGCAATGGTTACAAGTACAGTGTGATGTCAAAAAAACTATCGGTTCCTGA
- a CDS encoding GNAT family N-acetyltransferase, producing the protein MNRYPLDHSAISSLKEDQNIVDLFVQPTDDTYTRWVLVNQADGQPIGTCGFQKWAQRNRPAKIGYTLTPGVGYRLLFFFSSCPEIRVKQILHIAFLYVS; encoded by the coding sequence GTGAACCGGTACCCGTTGGATCACTCGGCGATCTCCAGTCTGAAGGAGGACCAGAACATTGTGGATTTGTTCGTGCAGCCCACCGATGACACCTACACCCGCTGGGTGCTGGTCAATCAAGCTGACGGACAACCCATCGGCACCTGCGGCTTCCAGAAGTGGGCTCAGCGCAACCGTCCAGCCAAGATTGGCTATACTCTGACCCCTGGAGTCGGGTACAGGCTTCTCTTCTTCTTTTCCTCCTGCCCCGAGATTAGGGTAAAACAAATCCTTCACATTGCCTTCCTATACGTGTCCTAA
- a CDS encoding DNA alkylation repair protein has translation MNSWDPQSLLNSLLSDLRTQADASYPDRIATLFNVDVQDFLGVPTPKVRQLSAQYFRELRHLSLSELLEHCEVLLRSGAYECRLIAFDWNFRHSAHLEAHHFDLFESWLRQYVNSWPDCDDLCTHSLGLVIATFPGVALRVIPWTREANRWLRRAAAVSLIYGLRRGLLLADALMVAECLLEEEDELVQKGCGWMLKEASKSYPDDVFEFVLRYRGQLPRLVLRTAIAKLPDSQRQQILKRKVTSH, from the coding sequence ATGAACTCCTGGGACCCCCAATCGCTGCTGAATTCCCTGCTGTCCGATTTACGTACCCAGGCGGATGCGAGCTATCCAGATCGCATTGCCACCCTTTTCAATGTGGATGTCCAGGACTTTCTAGGGGTACCGACTCCCAAGGTGCGGCAACTGTCTGCTCAGTATTTCAGGGAACTGCGCCACCTTTCCTTGTCGGAGCTACTAGAACACTGCGAAGTCCTGTTACGATCCGGGGCATACGAATGTAGGTTGATCGCCTTTGATTGGAACTTTCGCCATAGCGCTCACCTCGAAGCTCACCATTTCGACCTCTTCGAGTCCTGGCTGCGCCAGTATGTTAACAGTTGGCCTGACTGCGATGATCTGTGTACCCACTCCCTGGGCCTGGTCATCGCTACATTTCCAGGAGTTGCTCTGCGGGTAATCCCTTGGACTAGGGAAGCGAACCGTTGGCTGCGCCGGGCCGCTGCCGTTAGCTTAATCTATGGTCTGAGGCGGGGGTTGCTGTTGGCCGATGCACTAATGGTAGCGGAATGTTTGCTGGAGGAGGAGGACGAGCTAGTGCAAAAAGGCTGCGGTTGGATGCTGAAAGAGGCCAGCAAGTCTTACCCTGACGATGTTTTTGAATTTGTGCTGCGCTATCGCGGGCAACTGCCTCGGTTAGTGTTGCGCACTGCCATTGCTAAACTCCCAGATTCTCAACGGCAGCAAATCCTGAAACGTAAAGTGACCTCCCATTGA